In Ignavibacteria bacterium, a single genomic region encodes these proteins:
- the fusA gene encoding elongation factor G: protein MPDFKSEQIRNITVIGHGGSGKTILTEGILHSAGVTNRFGKIEEGNTVSDYHKDEIEKQMSINSSLMNCYWKKGDGEKVKFNIIDTPGFMDFTGEVKSSLRITETAIMVVDAFKGIEVGTESSFKFTKEFHNNIIFVINKLDTENSVFEETVNQLVESFGPQVAVASYPVNHGLGFNSVIDVIKMKMYKFTTDGKGDYTIEDIPANHKEKADEYHQKLIEAIASEDDALMEKFFESGSLTESEIAEGLKIGLKDRMLFPVFCTSASTNVGVKPLMDFIADYTESPVERPAEKGHKPNSDEVVEVKPDVNGQPVLFIFKTISEKNIGELSFFRVYSGKVTPGMDLINEATGKSERLAQTYTMNGKDRKEISEVITGDFAGVVKLKDSHTNNTLSSKQFPVVLEPIKFPLPNMSLAIASARKGEEDKLGQALHSFHEEDPTFAMNYDPEISQTIIHGQGEIHINTIINRMKAKYGLDVVLTEPKIPYKETIKRKANDVEYRHKKQTGGKGQFGHVVINVEPKPRGEGFEFVDAIVGGVIPGRFIPAVEKGIIETMASGVLIGCKVIDVKVTLHFGSFHNVDSDELSFKLAASQAFRKGFKDASPVILEPVYEVEIYFPEEFMGAVSGDVSSRRGKILGMESEGRLQVIRCHIPLSEMNGYSSKLRSFTQGRGSYTRKFSHYEEVPKEVETKIIADYEKKRAEEQK, encoded by the coding sequence ATGCCTGATTTTAAATCGGAACAAATAAGGAATATAACCGTAATAGGTCATGGGGGAAGCGGTAAGACAATACTAACGGAAGGAATTCTACACTCGGCAGGAGTAACCAACAGATTCGGCAAGATAGAGGAAGGAAATACAGTCAGCGATTATCACAAGGATGAAATCGAAAAACAGATGTCGATAAATTCTTCACTAATGAACTGTTATTGGAAAAAGGGTGACGGAGAGAAAGTTAAATTTAATATAATAGACACTCCGGGATTTATGGATTTTACAGGTGAAGTGAAATCATCCTTAAGGATAACAGAAACAGCTATTATGGTTGTAGATGCTTTTAAGGGTATAGAAGTAGGTACAGAATCATCATTCAAATTTACTAAAGAATTTCACAATAATATAATATTTGTAATCAATAAACTTGACACTGAAAACTCAGTATTTGAAGAGACGGTAAATCAGCTTGTAGAAAGTTTTGGTCCTCAGGTAGCAGTGGCATCTTATCCAGTAAATCACGGATTAGGATTTAATTCAGTGATAGACGTAATAAAAATGAAGATGTATAAATTTACTACTGACGGAAAAGGCGACTATACTATTGAAGATATTCCAGCAAATCATAAAGAAAAGGCTGATGAATATCATCAAAAGTTAATAGAAGCGATTGCTTCTGAAGATGATGCATTAATGGAGAAGTTTTTTGAGTCAGGTTCACTTACTGAATCCGAGATTGCGGAGGGATTAAAGATAGGGCTGAAAGACAGGATGCTGTTTCCTGTATTTTGTACATCAGCATCAACGAATGTAGGCGTTAAGCCACTTATGGATTTTATAGCTGATTACACAGAATCACCGGTGGAGAGACCAGCAGAAAAAGGTCATAAGCCAAACAGTGATGAAGTAGTTGAAGTAAAACCTGATGTAAACGGACAACCAGTTTTATTTATTTTTAAAACTATTTCTGAAAAGAATATAGGAGAGCTTTCATTTTTCAGAGTATATTCAGGTAAGGTGACTCCAGGAATGGATTTAATAAATGAGGCAACGGGAAAATCGGAAAGGCTTGCACAGACATATACGATGAACGGAAAGGACAGAAAAGAAATATCGGAAGTAATAACGGGAGATTTTGCCGGAGTTGTAAAGTTAAAAGATTCGCATACGAACAACACACTTTCTTCAAAGCAGTTTCCAGTAGTACTTGAGCCGATTAAATTTCCATTACCGAATATGTCTCTTGCTATAGCTTCAGCGAGAAAAGGTGAAGAGGACAAGCTTGGACAAGCCTTGCATTCATTCCATGAAGAAGATCCGACATTTGCGATGAACTATGATCCAGAAATCAGTCAGACTATTATTCATGGGCAAGGTGAGATTCACATTAACACGATCATAAACAGAATGAAAGCAAAGTACGGACTTGATGTAGTACTTACGGAACCAAAAATTCCATATAAAGAAACGATTAAAAGAAAAGCTAATGATGTTGAGTACAGGCACAAGAAGCAAACAGGTGGTAAAGGACAATTTGGGCACGTCGTAATAAATGTAGAACCTAAACCCAGAGGTGAAGGATTCGAATTTGTTGATGCAATTGTAGGTGGAGTAATTCCGGGAAGGTTTATTCCGGCTGTTGAAAAAGGTATAATAGAAACAATGGCATCCGGTGTGCTGATTGGCTGTAAAGTTATTGATGTGAAGGTGACTCTTCATTTCGGTTCTTTCCATAATGTTGATTCAGATGAATTATCATTTAAGCTAGCTGCATCACAGGCATTCCGTAAAGGTTTCAAGGATGCCAGTCCTGTAATACTCGAACCTGTTTATGAAGTTGAAATATACTTCCCCGAGGAATTCATGGGTGCTGTTTCAGGGGATGTATCATCACGCAGAGGAAAGATACTTGGTATGGAATCTGAAGGAAGATTACAGGTTATCAGATGTCACATTCCATTATCGGAAATGAACGGATATTCTTCAAAACTACGTTCATTCACACAAGGACGGGGTTCATATACGAGGAAATTCTCGCATTATGAAGAAGTACCGAAAGAAGTGGAAACCAAGATAATAGCTGACTACGAGAAGAAGAGAGCAGAAGAGCAGAAATAG
- a CDS encoding Omp28-related outer membrane protein — protein MKRVTVIPVLLLLLTLNSYASPRRVLLEFTTSNTCEYCGCMDSLLKTSTLLQYPQTVILAMHGTIRPPVDPYSIYFGNTLRDSLIGPEIGFSAPMSFIDRSFWSYTSYVRYRDSLNYRYTTSPVSPIELTIVSKVFNPVTRMLTVVINARAEQTLTGEYRINFVISENNLLSYQAGGPCNEQNFNFDHDWVIRTNANGYDGEQLINGTWNLNQTLTKTFTYPLDTGWVPENCDFNIYVYKRVSLLRHSEVQQAAKGSVTGSIGINNIGSEVKGYALWQNYPNPFNPVTNIKFSIPKSEYVKLTLYNSLGAEKAVLFSGHLNSGTYNLEIDMSRFSSGIYYSKMETKGFNDTKMLMLVK, from the coding sequence ATGAAAAGAGTTACGGTTATTCCGGTTTTACTGCTCTTACTTACGTTGAACTCCTATGCTTCACCACGCAGGGTACTTCTTGAGTTTACAACCTCTAATACCTGTGAATATTGCGGCTGCATGGATTCACTCTTAAAAACCTCTACTCTTTTACAATACCCGCAAACAGTAATACTTGCAATGCACGGTACGATAAGACCTCCGGTTGACCCTTATTCAATCTATTTCGGAAACACGCTTCGTGATTCATTAATAGGACCGGAAATAGGATTTAGCGCACCGATGTCTTTTATTGACAGAAGCTTCTGGAGTTACACTAGTTATGTCAGGTACAGGGATTCGCTGAATTACAGGTACACAACTTCGCCCGTTTCGCCAATAGAATTGACAATTGTTTCAAAGGTATTCAACCCTGTTACGAGGATGCTGACGGTGGTAATAAATGCGCGGGCTGAGCAAACATTAACGGGCGAGTATAGGATAAACTTTGTAATATCTGAAAACAACCTTTTATCATACCAGGCAGGCGGGCCCTGTAACGAACAGAATTTTAATTTTGACCATGACTGGGTAATAAGAACAAATGCGAACGGATACGATGGTGAGCAGCTTATTAACGGAACATGGAATCTGAATCAGACATTAACGAAAACATTTACGTATCCGCTTGATACAGGATGGGTTCCTGAAAACTGTGATTTCAATATATATGTTTACAAAAGAGTATCATTGTTAAGGCATTCAGAAGTTCAACAGGCGGCAAAGGGTTCTGTGACGGGTTCAATAGGTATTAATAATATTGGCTCAGAAGTGAAAGGTTATGCGCTTTGGCAGAACTATCCCAATCCGTTTAATCCTGTTACTAACATAAAGTTTTCGATACCGAAGAGCGAGTACGTAAAATTAACGTTGTACAATTCACTGGGTGCGGAGAAGGCCGTTCTTTTCAGCGGTCATCTGAATTCAGGAACGTACAATCTTGAGATTGATATGAGCAGATTCAGCAGCGGAATATATTATAGTAAAATGGAGACAAAAGGATTCAACGATACAAAGATGCTAATGCTTGTGAAGTAA
- a CDS encoding cupin domain-containing protein, producing the protein MIPIAEHIIEKFNLVKHPEGGYFSEKFRSDESIESGLPERFKNNHVLYTSIYFLLEEYDISAFHVLKADEIWHFYEGTSLLIHSITKSGILETIRLGRNFDKGDVFQHMIKAGTNFCAEVENKSSYSFVGCTVSPGFEYFDFELCRRNDLINLFPQHKDLITKFTRV; encoded by the coding sequence ATGATTCCCATAGCAGAACATATTATTGAGAAGTTTAACCTTGTTAAGCATCCCGAAGGAGGATACTTCTCCGAGAAATTCCGTTCCGATGAAAGTATAGAATCGGGACTTCCTGAAAGGTTTAAAAACAATCATGTTTTATATACATCAATTTATTTCCTGCTTGAAGAATATGATATTTCCGCTTTCCATGTACTTAAGGCAGATGAAATCTGGCATTTCTATGAAGGTACTTCACTCCTCATTCATTCAATTACAAAAAGCGGAATACTTGAAACAATAAGACTCGGAAGGAATTTCGATAAGGGTGATGTATTCCAGCACATGATTAAAGCAGGCACTAATTTCTGTGCTGAAGTAGAAAATAAATCTTCATACTCATTCGTTGGCTGCACTGTCTCCCCGGGCTTTGAATACTTCGATTTTGAATTGTGCAGAAGAAATGATTTGATAAATCTCTTTCCTCAACACAAAGATTTAATCACAAAATTCACAAGAGTATAA